Genomic segment of Streptomyces sp. NBC_01210:
GTGCCGCCTCGACGGCATGATCTTCGACGACGGCACCGTCATCCGCCTCGCCGCGGACCGTTTCCTCGTCACCACCACGACGGGCAATGCGGCCGCCGTCCTGGACTGGATGGAGGAGTGGCTGCAGACCGAGTGGCCCGAACTACGCGTCCACTGCACCTCCGTCACCGAGCAGTGGGCCACCGTCGCCCTCGTCGGCCCCCGCTCCCGCGAGCTGCTGGCCGGCCTCGCCCCCGAACTGGCCGTCGCGAACGACGACTTCCCCTTCATGGCGTGGCGCGACACGACCGTCGCCGAAATCCCCGCCCGCATCTGCCGGATCAGCTTCTCCGGCGAACTGGCCTACGAGATCAACGTGTCGCCGTGGGACGCCCGCGCGCTGTGGGAGGCGCTGTACGCGGCCGGGAGCCGGTTCGGCATCACCCCGTACGGCACCGAGACCATGCACGTACTGCGCGCCGAGAAGGGCTATCCGATCATCGGCCAGGACACCGACGGCACGGTCACCCCGCAGGACCTCGGTATGAGCTGGGCGGTGTCCAAGAAGAAGCCCGATTTCGTCGGCAAGCGCTCCCACGCACGCGCCGACACCGTACGCGGCGACCGCAAGCACCTCGTCGGCCTGCTTCCCGAGGACCCGGACTCCTTCCTCCCCGAGGGCACCCAGCTGGTCGCCGACAGCGTGCTCCCCGAGCCGCCGGTGCCGATGCTCGGCCATGTCACCTCCAGCTACCACAGCGCGGCGCTCGGCCGGACCTTCGCACTCGCCCTGATCAAGGGCGGCCGGGAGCGCATCGGCGAGCGGTTGTACGCGCCCGTGGGCGACCGTCTGGTCCCGGTGACCGTCGCAAGCCCCGTCCTCTACGATCCCGAGGGAGCCCGCCGCGATGGCTGACACCGCAACCCGCCACAGCCCCTTGGCGCATGCCGCCGGGCGCCTCACCGCGGCCACCCGCGCCTCCGGAGGAGCCGTCCGCCTGGTCGAACTGCCCTTCCTGGCCCAGGTCAACGTCCGGCTCGACCCCAAGGGCAAGGCTGCTGACGCCGTCGGGCTTGCTCTGGGTCTCCAACTGCCCATCGAACCCGACACCGTCGTACACGCCGGTGGCCGCGCCGCCATCTGGCTCGGCCCCGACGAATGGCTCGTCGTCGGGCCGCCCGGCAGCCAGTCGGGCCTGGAGGACCAGATCAGGGCGGCTGCCGGCGACGAACCGGCATCGGTCACCGATGTCTCGGCCCAGCGCACCACCCTGCTCGTCACGGGCCCCCGCGCCCGCGATCTGCTGGCCCACGGCTGCCCGCTGGACCTGCACCCACGTGCTTTCGGCCCCGGACGCTGCGCCCAGACCACCCTGGCCCGCGCGCAGGTAGTGCTGGTCGCACGGGACGAACCCCGGGCCGGTTTCTGGTTGCTGGTCCGTTCGTCCTTCGCCGGCTACCTGGCGGACTGGCTGCTGGACGCCGCATCGGAGTACGTCTGACGGAGCTGCGTGCTTGCCGTCCGGGAAGGCCATGGCCTCGGCTGCATGCGTGGCCGGAGCGCGAGCGGGAGTTCCTTCTCTGCCGACAGTTCGACGCACGTGAGCGCGACTGGCTGCAGCGGTATCCGCCCGGTCGGCTGGAGATC
This window contains:
- a CDS encoding sarcosine oxidase subunit gamma, coding for MADTATRHSPLAHAAGRLTAATRASGGAVRLVELPFLAQVNVRLDPKGKAADAVGLALGLQLPIEPDTVVHAGGRAAIWLGPDEWLVVGPPGSQSGLEDQIRAAAGDEPASVTDVSAQRTTLLVTGPRARDLLAHGCPLDLHPRAFGPGRCAQTTLARAQVVLVARDEPRAGFWLLVRSSFAGYLADWLLDAASEYV